In Lewinella sp. 4G2, the sequence TTCGAAACAGGCAATACGCTTACGGTAATCCTGAGCCTCGTCGGCGTAGCCGCCGGTTTGTACGTAGCTTTGCGCGACTTTTTCTGACGCTCCTCTCCGGGTGTTTCACCAGCCTCCTTTTCGTTGTGACCTACCCTCAGTTCTTTCTCTATCTGGCCATCACTACCGCGGTTGCGGCGGGCCTGGCGGCGCTTGCTCACTCTTTTCTATCCATCAGTTTTGCCTGGCCGCTTACGGTCGGCATCATCGTGCTGATGTGCCTCATCAGCGTCGCCCTGTTCTTCCTCGGCAAACGCACGGCGGGCGCGGAGAATAAGTTCCTGTTCAGCAACGTCTTCATGGGCGCCACGATGATCAAGATGTTTGCCTGTGGTGGCATCATTGCGGCCTACATTTTCCTGGCGAAGCCGCCGGGGAAGTTCTTCATCGTCCCCTTCTTCACCACCTACTTCACCTTCACGTTGCTCGAGATCATCTTCCTCGTCATCCTCGCCCGGGAGGGGAAGGACGACCCCGTTGAAACCGCCTAAAGCCACCCGCCATGCGCTACGTATCGCTCGCCGTTTTCCTGTTCGCCACTGCCTGCGCGTCTACTCCAGACCAACCGGGGGGCGCTGCCGCGGGTGCCGGGGAAGTGGGGCAAGCAAGTACGAACTCCACCGTTAACCGGGGGGCAAAACCCAGCGCGGAAGAACTTACCGATAGCCAGGGGACCGACACCATTAAAGTGGCCGAGCCCCACCCCAACGGGAGCCCGGGCATCCCCAGCTACGACTACCTTTCGGGGAAGTTCGACCCGGCTAAGCACCCGGAATTCTTAAAGGTAGCGGCGAAATACACCGACGGTGACCCCTACCTCCTCCACCGGGAGACTTACGCCGCTTTTGAAAAGATGCACGCCGCCGCAAAGGCCGATGGCATTACCCTGACGATCGTTTCCGCCACCCGCAACTTCGACCGCCAAAAGGCCATCTGGGAAGCCAAGTGGAACGGCCAACGTTTGCTGGAGGGCAAAGACAAGGCCAACGAGGTCTATCCCGACCCCGCCGACCGCGCCCGGGCCATCCTCCGTTTCAGCTCCATGCCCGGTACGAGCCGCCACCACTGGGGGACGGACATCGACATCAACCGGTTGACGAACGACTACTTCCGGTCGGGCCAGGGGCTGAAGGAATACGAGTGGCTCGTCGCGAACGGTCCCGAATTCGGTTTTTGCCAACCCTACACCCCGCTGGGGAAAGCCCGCCCGACCGGCTACCAGGAAGAACGCTGGCACTGGAGTTACATTCCCCTGGCTAAGCGACTGACCGGTTTCGCTCGCCAGCGGATGCAGGCCAAGGAAGTAAGTGGATTCGACGGTCAGCAGGCCGCCGTGCCGCTCAACGTGATCGAAAATTACGTGCTGGGGATCAACCGCGACTGCCTTTAATTTTCTTCGGGCGGGTGCCGGGAAG encodes:
- a CDS encoding M15 family metallopeptidase gives rise to the protein MRYVSLAVFLFATACASTPDQPGGAAAGAGEVGQASTNSTVNRGAKPSAEELTDSQGTDTIKVAEPHPNGSPGIPSYDYLSGKFDPAKHPEFLKVAAKYTDGDPYLLHRETYAAFEKMHAAAKADGITLTIVSATRNFDRQKAIWEAKWNGQRLLEGKDKANEVYPDPADRARAILRFSSMPGTSRHHWGTDIDINRLTNDYFRSGQGLKEYEWLVANGPEFGFCQPYTPLGKARPTGYQEERWHWSYIPLAKRLTGFARQRMQAKEVSGFDGQQAAVPLNVIENYVLGINRDCL